GCGAGTCATCGCTGCGTTGATCGTCATCGTCCTCTTCCTCTCCGGTCAGATTACGGGCACCGCTGCCATTATCCTGGGCATCGTGGCGGTGGCGTTCATACTCACGAGTGCCATCGGTAGCTGTCCGCTATACCTGCCTTTCGGTTTGTCGACCAGAGGAGAGGCCGACGCGGCGTAACCGCCTTGCGAGGCAGCCGGGTGCTGCCGCCGACCATCCTCCCTATCGATTCCAGAACTCACCTATTCGAGGTCACCCATGAGGTCTATCCACAGATTACTGTATCTGGTTGTTTTTGCGTTCGCACTGTCGGCGAGCATCCAGCCGGCACAGGCTCAGACCCTGTTCAAGGCCGCCCTGACTCCGGCCCAGGAGACGAGCGACGTCACCAGCGACGCTTCCGGGACCGCGGCAGTTGTGCTCAAGAACGACGAAGTGGAGTTT
The DNA window shown above is from Rhodothermales bacterium and carries:
- a CDS encoding DUF2892 domain-containing protein encodes the protein MKKNMGSVDRVVRVIAALIVIVLFLSGQITGTAAIILGIVAVAFILTSAIGSCPLYLPFGLSTRGEADAA